The Mercurialis annua linkage group LG2, ddMerAnnu1.2, whole genome shotgun sequence genome contains a region encoding:
- the LOC126669437 gene encoding aconitate hydratase, cytoplasmic-like translates to MNISTSASLLLRSRFVSFSAAARVSSSFCRVSSATSFPSSSSSFPLLCNYSCHRSFSSSSALRSLRCSAPRWSHGGLDRRSPTSLHSHDRRAASVMELLRRKLSTVASEHPFKGILTNLPRPGGGDFGKFYSLLALDDPRIDRLPFSIKILLESAIRNCDNFQVTKEDVEKIIDWESTSLKRVEIPFKPARVLLQDFTGVPAVVDLACMRDAMKNLGSDPKRINPLVPVDLVIDHSVQVDVARSENALQANMEFEFQRNKERFAFLRWGASAFQNVLVVPPGSGIVHQVNLEYLGRVVFNTDGLLYPDSLVGTDSHTTMIDGLGVAGWGVGGIEAEATMLGQPMSMVLPGVVGFKLSGKLRDGVTATDLVLTVTQMLRKHGVVGKFVEFYGDGMGELSLADRATIANMSPEYGATMGFFPVDHATLHYLKLTGRSDETVAIIEAYLRANKMFVDYNEPQQERVYTSYLQLDLADVEPCVSGPKRPHDRVPLKEMKADWYACLDNRVGFKGFGVPKEEQDKVAKFSFHGQLAELRHGSVVIAAITSCTNTSNPSVMLGAGLVAKKACEHGLQVKPYIKTSLAPGSGVVTKYLHQSGLQQYLNQLGFHLVGYGCTTCIGNSGELDQSVASAISNNDIIAAAVLSGNRNFEGRVHPLTRANYLASPPLVVAYALAGTVDIDFEKEPIGTGKDGKSVYLKDIWPSNDEIAEVVQSSVLPSMFKSTYEAITKGNPMWNQLSIPASTLYSWDPKSTYIHEPPYFKNMTMEPPGLHGVKEAYCLLKFGDSITTDHISPAGSIHKDSPAAKYLLERGVQPNEFNSYGSRRGNDEIMARGTFANIRIVNKLLNGEIGPKTIHIPTGEKLHVFDAAMRYKEAGQDTIVLAGAEYGSGSSRDWAAKGPMLLGVKAVIAKSFERIHRSNLVGMGIIPLCFKPGEDADTLELTGHECYTIDLPEKMSALTPRQDVTVTTDAGKSFTCIVRFDTQVELAYFNNGGILPYVIRNLTKE, encoded by the exons atgaaCATATCAACTTCTGCTTCACTACTGCTTCGCTCTCGCTTCGTTTCTTTTTCTGCCGCAGCTAGAGTTTCATCTTCCTTTTGTAGAGTTTCTTCTGCGACGTcgtttccttcttcttcttcttcatttccgCTCCTCTGCAATTACAGCTGTCATCGCTCTTTTAGCTCATCTTCAGCTTTACGGTCTTTGCGTTGCTCTGCTCCACGCTGGAGCCATGGAGGACTTGATCGGCGCTCTCCGACGAGCCTTCACTCTCACGATCGACGCGCCGCTTCTGTCATGGAGCTGCTCCGTCGCAAACTTTCTACTGTCG CTTCTGAACATCCTTTCAAGGGGATATTGACCAACTTGCCTAGACCTGGCGGTGGAGATTTTGGAAAATTTTATAGCTTGCTTGCTTTGGATGACCCAAGAATAG ATAGATTGCCATTTTCTATAAAGATACTTTTGGAGTCTGCAATACGTAATTGCGATAACTTCCAAGTTACAAAGGAAGACGTTGAAAAAATCATTGACTGGGAAAGTACATCACTTAAGCGAGTTGAGATCCCTTTCAAGCCTGCTCGTGTTCTGTTACAG GATTTCACTGGTGTGCCGGCAGTGGTGGACCTAGCTTGTATGCGCGATGCTATGAAAAACCTGGGAAGTGATCCCAAAAGAATTAATCCGTTG GTTCCAGTAGACCTTGTTATTGATCATTCAGTTCAGGTAGATGTTGCAAGATCTGAAAATGCGCTTCAAGCAAATATGGAATTTGAGTTTCAGAGGAACAAAGAGAGATTTGCTTTTCTCAGATGGGGTGCTTCTGCTTTCCAGAACGTGCTTGTTGTTCCTCCTGGATCAGGAATTGTTCACCAG GTTAATTTGGAGTATTTGGGACGAGTTGTCTTTAATACTGATGGCCTTCTCTACCCTGATAGCCTGGTTGGTACTGACTCACACACTACTATGATTGATGGGTTAGGAGTTGCTGGTTGGGGTGTAGGAGGAATTGAGGCAGAAGCAACAATGCTTGGCCAG CCTATGAGCATGGTGTTGCCAGGTGTTGTGGGGTTCAAATTATCTGGGAAGTTGCGTGACGGTGTCACAGCAACTGACTTGGTTTTGACTGTAACCCAAATGCTGAGAAAGCATGGAGTTGTTGGCAAATTTGTTGAGTTTTACG GTGATGGTATGGGTGAACTATCATTGGCTGATAGAGCCACTATTGCAAATATGTCTCCCGAGTATGGAGCCACCATGGGTTTCTTTCCCGTTGATCATGCTACCTTGCATTATCTTAAATTAACTGGACGAAGTGATGAGACT GTGGCAATTATCGAAGCATACTTGCGCGCAAACAAAATGTTTGTCGACTATAATGAG CCTCAACAAGAGAGAGTTTATACATCATACTTGCAATTGGACCTAGCAGATGTTGAACCTTGTGTTTCAGGACCAAAGAG GCCTCATGATCGGGTTCCCTTGAAAGAAATGAAGGCTGACTGGTATGCGTGTCTTGATAACCGAGTTGGGTTTAAG GGCTTTGGTGTGCCAAAGGAAGAACAGGATAAGGTGGCAAAGTTCTCTTTCCATGGACAACTTGCGGAACTTAGACATGGCAGTGTTGTTATTGCAGCCATAACAAGTTGCACAAACAcatcaaaccctagtgttatgcTCGGAGCAGGTCTTGTTGCAAAAAAAGCTTGCGAACATGGTTTGCAG GTTAAGCCATATATTAAAACAAGTCTTGCTCCAGGTTCTGGAGTTGTAACGAAATATTTGCACCAGAG TGGCCTGCAACAGTACTTGAATCAGCTGGGCTTTCACCTAGTTGGCTATGGCTGCACAACTTGTATTGGGAATTCTGGAGAACTAGATCAATCTGTTGCTTCTGCAATTTCAAATAACG ACATTATTGCTGCAGCTGTCCTTTCTGGAAATCGCAACTTCGAAGGGCGTGTTCACCCACTGACAAGAGCTAATTACCTTGCTTCGCCTCCCTTAGTTGTCGCCTATGCATTGGCTGGCACG GTTGACATTGACTTTGAGAAGGAGCCAATTGGAACAGGGAAGGATGGAAAGAGTGTATACTTAAAGGATATTTGGCCCTCCAATGATGAAATAGCAGAG GTCGTACAATCCAGTGTTTTGCCGAGCATGTTCAAAAGCACTTATGAGGCTATCACGAAAGGAAACCCCATGTGGAATCAGCTCTCAATCCCTGCTTCCACACTCTACTCCTGGGATCCAAAATCAACTTACATCCATGAGCCACCTTATTTCAAGAACATGACCATGGAACCGCCAGGTCTTCATGGAGTGAAGGAAGCTTATTGCTTGCTAAAATTTGGAGACAGCATAACTACAGATCATATTTCCCCCGCAGGCAGCATTCACAAAGATAGCCCTGCCGCGAAGTATCTCCTTGAGCGTGGGGTTCAACCCAATGAATTCAACTCTTATGGTAGCCGTCGTGGCAATGATGAAATAATGGCAAGAGGCACATTTGCCAATATTCGCATTGTCAACAAGCTCTTAAATGGAGAAATAGGCCCAAAGACCATCCACATTCCTACAGGAGAAAAGCTTCATGTGTTCGATGCAGCAATG AGATACAAGGAAGCTGGGCAGGACACCATTGTCCTAGCAGGAGCAGAGTATGGCAGTGGCAGTTCTCGAGATTGGGCGGCCAAGGGTCCGATGCTGCTA GGAGTGAAAGCAGTGATAGCCAAGAGCTTTGAGAGAATTCATCGTAGTAATCTAGTCGGAATGGGGATCATTCCGTTATGTTTCAAGCCCGGTGAAGATGCAGACACATTGGAATTGACCGGTCACGAATGTTATACTATTGACCTTCCAGAAAAGATGAGTGCTTTAACTCCAAGACAAGATGTAACTGTCACAACAGACGCTGGCAAATCTTTCACTTGCATAGTCCGCTTTGACACGCAG GTTGAGTTGGCATATTTCAATAACGGTGGCATACTCCCTTATGTCATCAGGAACCTGACTAAAGAATAA
- the LOC126670785 gene encoding uncharacterized protein LOC126670785 codes for MEKYKSAQEEISTSFNKLNLNSNSNSISKSSHLTSTFYSSRLSCKRIKPPSLVSLCLGVVGRHLEDIIGELDEIAVGFPTHIKMAIAAISRRRKLLNDDVIIALADTSWEILDLSGSDVTDSGLMKLAEICKFIRAVDISRCYNITATGMSELLQRCKSLQTLRCGGCPRSDYTARNSLYMLKPNLNDMEGDSWEELDTAEICHGAESLRWLVWPKIDKHSSEMLATECPRIIVNPKPSPFGFRGIEVPIEALPDMALDDPIVKDLDSKTWATSGFTPKPAAAPSLSSPTELSVAEKFRLAFVERDTRLAPKRAKNARQRQRRAEKEWITMDTKAKALDLASRASKSLRN; via the exons ATGGAAAAATACAAATCAGCACAAGAGGAAATATCAACTTCATTTAACAAACTCAATTTAAATTCCAATTCCAATTCTATCTCCAAATCTTCTCATCTTACTTCTACCTTCTATTCTTCAA GACTGAGTTGCAAGAGGATAAAGCCACCGAGTTTAGTGAGTTTATGTCTCGGAGTTGTTGGGAGACATTTGGAGGATATCATCGGAGAGTTGGATGAGATTGCTGTCGGATTTCCGACCCATATTAAG ATGGCAATTGCAGCAATTTCCAGGAGGAGAAAATTGCTGAATGATGATGTTATTATAGCTTTAGCTGATACTTCCTGGGAAATTCTTGATCTTTCTGGCTCAGATGTTACTGATTCTGGTTTGATGAAATTGGCCGAAATCTGCAAGTTTATTCGAGCTGTCGATATAAG TCGGTGCTACAATATTACTGCAACTGGCATGTCTGAACTTCTTCAGCGTTGCAAGTCATTGCAGACATTGAGATGCGG AGGGTGCCCAAGGAGTGATTACACTGCACGCAACTCCTTGTATATGTTGAAACCAAATCTGAATGATATGGAGGGAGATTCGTGGGAGGAGCTTGATACTGCTGAAATTTGTCATGGTGCAGAATCCCTGCGTTGGCTTGTGTGG CCTAAGATTGATAAACATTCATCGGAGATGTTGGCTACCGAGTGCCCACGTATAATAGTAAATCCGAAGCCATCTCCCTTTGGTTTTAGAGGAATAGAGGTTCCTATAGAAGCATTACCCGACATGGCACTCGATGATCCCATTGTCAAGGATCTTGATTCTAAAACATGGGCGACGTCTGGATTTACACCAAAGCCTGCGGCTGCTCCTTCTCTTTCAAGCCCAACAGAGTTGTCTGTTGCAGAAAAATTCCGACTTGCATTTGTGGAAAGAGACACACGCTTAGCACCAAAACGAGCAAAGAATGCGAGGCAACGTCAGCGACGTGCCGAGAAGGAATGGATAACGATGGACACAAAAGCCAAGGCATTAGATTTGGCATCACGAGCAAGCAAGTCGCTTAGGAACTAG